The Amycolatopsis umgeniensis DNA segment CGGACGGAGCTCACCGGCCTGTCCGACGCCGACCTGACCAGGCTGCGCCGGGACCGCGTCGGGTTCGTGTTCCAGTCGTTCAACCTCCTGCCGACCATGAACGCCGAGGAGAACATCCTGCTCGGGCTCCGGCTCGCCGGGCGGCGCCCGGATCCGGCGTGGTTCGGCACCGTCGTGGACACGCTGGGCCTCCGGCAGCGCCTGCGGCACAAACCGGGTGAACTCTCCGGCGGCCAGCAGCAGCGGGTGGCCTGTGCCCGCGCGCTCGTCGGCAGGCCGGACGTCGTGTTCGCCGACGAGCCCACCGGCAGCCTCGATTCGCGTTCCGGCGCCGAAGTGCTGGACTTCCTGCGCACCTCGGTCCGCGAACTCGGCCAGACGGTGGTGATGGTGACCCACGATCCGGTGGCCGCCTCGTATACCGACCGCCGGGTGGTACTGGCCGACGGCCGGATCACCGAGCTCTCCGGTCTGGGGGCGTGATGCTGCGAACCGTGCTCGCCGGGCTCAAGGCCCGGCCGCTGCGGCTGCTGCTGTCGGCCGTCGCCGTCACCCTCGGCGTGACCTTCGTGGCGGGGTCGTTCGTGCTCACGGACTCCGTCGGCGCGGGGCTGCGGGAAGCGGTCGCCTTCGAAACGCGCGGCGTGGACGCGTCGATCGACGCCACCAGCCGGGCCGTACTCGACGACACGGCCCTGGCGAAGGCCCGCGCGGTGCCCGGTGTCGCCGTCGCGGACGGCCGGGCCACCGTCAGCGCACCGATCCTCGGCCCTGACGGCCGTCCGCGAGACGCCGCCGCGACCGCGTTGGGTACCGAAGGCCTACGCCCGTACGACCTCGCGGACGGCCGCTTTCCCCAGGGCGCGGGGGAAATCGCGATGGAACGGAACAGTGCCGAGGGATTCTCGCCGGGGCAGCCCGTGACCGTGCTGGACGAGACCGGCGGCCGTCACGCGCTGACGCTGGTCGGCACTTTCAGCCGCCCCACCGACGCGGGGCTGGGCGGGGCGACGCTGGTGGTGTCGCAGGAAACACTGCGGCAGCTGAGTCCGGCGGCGACCTTCGGCGAGATCGTCGTCCACGCGTCACCGGGTGTCGGCCCGGCACAGCTCGTCGCGGATCTGAAGAAGGCGGTGGGCGCACCGGTGGTCACGGGGAAAGAGGCCGCTGCCAGGCTGCTCCGGGAGACAGCGCCGAACACGGCCGGGATAGCGAAGTTCTTCACCGCCTTCGCGGTCCTCGCCATGGTGGTGGCCGCGATGGTGATCACCAACTCCTTCACCATCCTCGTGGCCCAGCGATCGCGTGAACTGGCGTTGCTGCGCTGCGTCGGCGCCGGTAAACGACAGGTCTTCGGCAGTGTGCTCGCCGAGGCGGCCGTGGTGGGCGCGATCGCCTCCGTGGCCGGGCTGTTCGGCGGGCTGGGTGTCGCCGCTCTCCTGCAGACAGTCGCGGGTCAGGAGACCGTGTACGTCCCGCTGACCGCGCGGACCTTGGCCGCCGCGCCGGCGATCGGCATCCTGGTGACCGCGCTCGCGGCGGCGATCCCGGCGTGGTCCGCGACCAGGGTCGCGCCTGTCGAGGCACTCCGGACCCCTGTCGAGTCCGCGCGCGCCGGGCGTCCCCGTATGGTCGTCGCGGCGATCCTGCTCGCCGCCGGTATCGGCGCGGGCGTGCTGGCCCTTCGGTCCACAGTGGAGGATGGCGCCGCCCTCGCCGTGGTGGCGATGGTCGCGCTGCTCGGCGCCACACTGGCCGCCGGACCGCTGGTGGCCGGACCGGTCGTCCGGGCGCTCGGCTCGCTCGTACCGGGGCAGCCCGCGAAACTCGCCGCGCTCAACGCGGACCGCAACCCCAAGCGCACCGCCGCCAGCGCCGCCGCGCTCACCATCGGCCTCGCCGTCGTCGCACTCGCGACCACCGTGGCGGCGGGCGTCGAAGCGGGCCGGAGCCACGGCATCGGCGAGCAACTCGCCGCCGATTTCACCGTCACCTCGGTCCTCCCGGCCCGGTCACTGCCCGCCACCCTCGCCGGCACCCTGGCGACCGTTCCCGGCGTGACCGCCACCGAGATCCGCCACTCCTTCTCCGGCGACCTCGGCGAGTACGGCACGTATCAACTCACCGCCGTCAGCGGAGATCTTTTGCGCCCCACAGTGCTCTCCGGACGTCTCGACCGGCTCGGCCCCGGCGAGATCGCCATCAGCAAGGACCTCGCCGACCAGTCCGGGCTCGCCGTCGGCGACACCGTGCGCTCCCTGCGCGTGGTGGCGGTCTATGACGGCGTGGACGCACCGGGCATCGATCTGGGATTCGCGCTGGTCGACCTCTCAGAGCAGCGAAAGATCGCCATGAACGAGGAGAACCACGACGGGAGCGTGCTCGTCAAGGTCGACGATCCCGATCGGGCGCGGCCGCTGCTGGAGCGGGAACTGGCCGGCACGCCGATCGCGAAACTGAGCAGTGTCGACGAGATCGAGGAAGAGGCGGCCGCGCCACTGCGGGAGACCCTGAACCTCATGTGGGCCTTGACCGCGCTGGCCGTGCTGATCGCTTTCGCCGGGATCGCGAACACGCTTTCGCTGTCCGTCCTGGAACGGACGCGGGAGTCGGCGCTGCTGCGCGCGCTCGGCCTCACCCGCGGCGGGCTCGGCGCCGCCTTGACCGTGGAGTCGGTGTTCGTCGCGGTTCTCGGGGCCACTTGCGGACTGCTGGTCGGGATCGGGTCGGCTTGGCTGATCACGGAGGTGGCGTCGGGCGGCGGCGAGCCGATCGTGTTCGCGCCGCCTTGGGGGCGGTTGGGGGTTCTGGTGGCAGCGGCTCTGGTCGCCGCTCCGCTGGCGGCTTGGGTTCCGGCTCGGCGAGCGGGGCGGGTTTCGCTGACCGGTTCGCGGGAATAGAGCGACTCTGAGCAACCCCGGCCGGGTCGCGAACGTGCGTTCAGCATGAGGAGTCAACCGACCGCGATCGAAGTAGCCGAGGCCAGCGCGTGGCTGAGCAAACGCGGCATCCGGGTCAGAACACCGTCCAGGCCGCTCACGGTCAGGATCGCCGCGCGGCAGGCGAGGGCGACCAGGACCAAGTTCCTCTGGCTGATGATCGCCGTGGTCGTCGCCTCCGCGCTCACGATCACGTTCTATTACCTGCAGAAACTCCCCGGTGTGCGAGGCGTGGAAATGCCGGAAAGCCGGTACGTCCATTTCAATCATGCTCGGACTGTGGGCGTCGATCCTCCACCGAGAACGGCAACTGGGCGGCCTTCCGGCGCCGACCCGGCGGCCGTCCGCCACGGGGGTCGTCGGTGGCTGGTACCTGGCCTCGTTCCAGATCACCTTCGTCGGTGGCGCGGCGCTGGCCGTGGCCATGTATCTCACGACCTCGTCGCGCACCTTCGCCTGGACATGGCTGGCCGCGCTCGGCTGGCCTGCGCTCTGATGCACGACGATCCTCATCTGGGCCGTGACGCGCCGGGGCCGCCGCGTCGATCGCCGTCGACCGGGAGTTGCGCTTCCAGGACAGCTGGCTCGCACCGCCCGCGGCCTTCGCGGTCGCAAGCCTGACCGACCCGTTCTTCAGTCACCGGTCGCCGCCGGGCTTCACCTGGTGGATGGTGGGCTACGCCGCGCTCGCGGTCGTCACGGAACCGACGAGACGGCGAACGTTCCGAACCAGATGTACAACTCCTGGGCGAACAGAGGAGGGGATGGACAGTAGCGAGATCGAGCTGCGGTTCTTTGGCTCGGCGCGGGCAGCGTCGCGCCCTGCCGACACTGAACAGTTTCGGACAGCTGTGCTCAATCCAAACCCTTCAAGAACTCGGCGACGCCCGTCTCCACAATCGAGTGGATCGACCAAAGCGACCTCTGAAACACCACGAATCGCGCCACCATCGAGAGACGCGACTTCCGCCGGGATGAGACGACAGCCTGACAAAGGTTCTGACTCAACGGCTGCGATCGCCGTGATTCTTTGGGCTGTTCTATCTCGCCGCGGTTGCTCCCCGTCGATGATAGAGCGAGCGCGAACTTCGTGAGCAGCCACGGCTCATTGACCATGTGAAATCGAGCCGTGTCACATGAATATGTGATAGCACAGGTGTTCGACTGCGGGTATCGTTGGAGTCGTGGCCAGCAACGATGCACCCCAGACGACACCCGCCGAGTGGTGGCGTGTCGACACGGCGACGCTGCATGCCCGTAAACAGGAACTCGAAGTCCTCAAACGCCAACTGGATGCCGAGCAGAACGCGATCCTCGCGGAAATCAATATCCGTGGGGTGCGGGGGTGTTCGGGTCATTCGACGTTGGCGGCGATGATTTTCGAGGACTTCCATGTCACGACGAAGGAGGCCGATGCTCGCGCCGACCGGGTCCTGGCCTTGTATCCCGGCCCGTCGATCGGCGGCGATCCCGCCCCGCCTCTGGCGCCGCTGACCGCCGACGCCGCTGCGGAGGGCGCGATCGGTGGTTCGCAGATCGATGCGATCATCGGGGCTTTGGCGCGGATCCCGTCCTTCGTTCCGGAGGACGATGTGCGGGGTGGGGAGAAGATCCTGGTGGATCTCGCCCGCCACGCCGGGCCCCGCGCGATCGCCCAAGCCGGACGACGACTCCTGGATGAGCTGGACCCGGACGGGAAAGAGCCCCGGGACGAGAACCCGAAAGACGCCCGGCCGGAGTTGCGGTTCGTCAAACACCGCAACGGCACCCTCGGCCTCAAAGGCACCCTCGACCTCGAAACCTACGCACGACTGAAGTCCGACCTCGACCCCATGGCCAAACCGCACAAGGCCATCGACGGAGTCCGGGACTCCCGCACCCAAGACGAACGCTACGGGGACGCTTTCACCGACTACGTGAGGTTGAAGACCACCAGCCGGAACCTTCCCGGCCAAGCCGGGGAAGCCACCCACATCCTGGTGACCATGTCCTACGAGGACCTCATCCGAGACATCGGCGAGGCCCATCTGGATCTGGTCGGTCCGATCAGCGCCACCGACGCCCGCATCCTCGCCTGTGATGCCCGCGTCCGGCCCGGAGTCCTCGGCACCGCGGGCGAACCCTTGGACATCGGCCGTTCGAAACGGACCGTGTCGTTGGCGCAGAAGTACGCGCTCACCATTCGCGACGGTGGTTGCGCGTTCCCGGGCTGCGATATGCCGGTACCACGCTGTACCGCTCACCATATTGTTTTCTGGGAACACCACGGCGAAACGAAAATCGACAACCTCGTGCTGCTGTGCACCAAACACCACCGGCTCATCCACCACAGTGAATGGAAAGTCCGGATCGCTCAGGATGGCCTGCCCGAATTCACGGCCCCGGCCTACCTTGACCCCACCGGCCAACCCAGGCGCAACACCATGCACCTCAGGACATAGGCCGTTGTGCTTGAGAGTCGGGAAAGCGACCGGAAGTCAGCGGTCGTGGATTTCTCGCGCCGCAAACCCGGGGACCGAACCTCGAAGTAGCGCCGCCTGACGTCCTGCTTCCGGATCCGCCCTCCGGCATCGGTTCCCTTGACCTAAGGCGTGTTTCATAAGCCGAGTTCGCGGTCTTCGCGCCCAGGTGGTCCCTGGCGGCACGGCGAGATGCGCCCGAGTACGACCCGGTACGAGGGCGATCCCGCCGCACCACCAGGATCACGAAGCCCATCGAACAGGCTCATGAAACACGCCTAAGCCGAGATTCACCTTGAGCTCGGTCGCGAGTTTGCTCACCGGCGGCGTGACCGACGGCTGCTCTCCCTTGTCAGCGTGGCGTCGGGCAACACGAGCGCTTGGCGGGGCCTCTCCAGCAGCGGCGCAACGAGCAGGTTCGCCCACCTGAACCGCCACGTCCCTGAGCGCCACTCAAGCCAGCCGCAGTTCCCGCCCCGGCAAGGACCGTCGCCGATCCGTCACCAGGATCATCGCCAGCGTCCCGATTCCCAGCCACACCACCAGTTGCACGATCCCCGACGTCAGTCCGTCCGTCCCGGTCAGCAGGGAACGCAGCGCGACCAACGCGCCGTTGGTCGGCAGGATTCCCAGCACGGTCCCGAAGAAGCCGGGCACGGTCGAGACCAGCGAAGCGCCGACGGTCAGCACCAGGATCGCCAGCGCGACGAAGCGGCCAGGGCGTTTGAAGATCGCCACCAGCGCCTGGTTGACCACGGTGAACGTTCCGGCCGCGAGTACCAGCACCGCGAGCAGGGTCACCGCCTTGCCGAAACTCAGGCCGAGGAACGCCCAGAACACCCCGGTCAGGATCAGGGCGGTCAGCACGGCCAGCGTCGCGCCCGGGACGGCCGCGGCGAGGATGATCCGCCAGCTCGGTTCGCGGGTGGTGAGCACGCTCGGCGGCACGGCCTGGATCACCTGGTACGTCGCCAGCGCGCATCCCCACAGCGCCAGCACGAGGATCAGCGCCACCGCGCCTTCGCCGAACGATCCCGAGCCCGCCGAGTCGGCGATCGTGGGGGTCGCGGCGACCTGTTTGAGGTGGTCGCGTTCGGTCTGGGTGTAGTCGGGCACCTTGCCTCGGCCCTCGTTGAGGCCCTTGGCCAGTTCCGAGGCGCCGGATTCGGCGCGCCGGGCGCCGTCGGCGGCGGAGCGGGCGCCGGTGGCGAGATCGCCCGCGCCGGTGGACAACGTCGTCGCGCCGCCTGCGAGCTGGCCGGCACCACCGGCGAGCCGGCGAGCACCGGAATCGGCGGCCTTGACACCGGCATCGAGTTTCCGTGCGCCGTCGGCCGCCGAGCCGATACCGCCTGCCAGCTCCTTCGACTTGTCCGCGAGTTGCTTGTTCCCGTCGGCGACCTTCTGGGAGCCCGCCGACAGGTCCTGCACCGCCTTCTTCGTCTGTACGACGGCGTCGCGGATTTCGGCGCGCTTGCCGTCGAGGATCGCGGCGTCGGCCGTGAGCTTCTCCGAAGCGGCTTTCAGATCGGCGCAGAACTTGGTGTCACCACTGCACTTCTGCGCGAGTTCGGCGAACTTCCGCGCCGAATCACCCGCGGTGGGCAGCGCGTCGATGATCCGGACGACCTTGTCCGCCAAAGGCGAGATCTTGTCGGCCAGCTGCTTGTTGCCGTTCGCGACCTGCTGCGCCCCGTCGGCCAGCTCCCGGGTCAGCCGGGGCAGCTGGGCCGTGTCCTTCTCGGCCTGGGTCAGCCCCGACGAGAGTTGCCCGGAACCGGTGGCGAGCTGCCCGGTGCCGCTCGCGAGTTTGCTCGCGCCGTCGGCCAGCTGTCCGGCCGCGCCACTGAGCTTTCCCGCCCCACCGGCGAGTTCACCGGCGCCGGAGGCCAGTTTCCCCGTCCCGTCGGCCAGTCCGCGCAAGCCGACGACGAGCTGGTCGCTGCCGTCGGCCGCGGTCACGAGTTGCTGGTGGATCGAGGAGAACCCGACGTACAGATTGTCCACATAGGTCTCGACGATCTGCCGGTTGAGCGCGGTGAGCGTCGCGTTCGCGACCTCCCGGCTCGCCACCGGATCGACGAGGCCGGTCCGCTGCGAGGTCTCGACGCGCATGATCGCCTGCCGCGCGTCGAGCGGCTTGCCCGAAGTCGACGTGGCCTGCGCGGAGAAGTTCGGCGGGATGGTCACGACAGCCGAGTACGTCCCGTCGGAGATGCCTTCCTTCGCGTCCTCGGCGTCGGTGAGCACCCAGGTGTACGCGGAATCCTCGCCGTGCACGAGATTTCCGGCCAGTTCACGGCCGAGCGGGATCAGCTGGCCGTTCACGGTCACGGGTTCGTCGGTGTTGACGACGGCGGCCTTGGCCGCGCCGTGGTTGTCGCCGGGCGACCAGAACGCCCAGGCCAGCCCGAGCGCGACGATCACCGGGACGAGCACGATCCCGAGCCAGGTCTTCCAGGTCAGCGGGCCGAAGGCGGTCGCACGGACGGAACCGGTGAAGAAGCGGGACATCAGCGGACCTCGGCGGGGACGAGCGCGGGTGTCATGGCGAGACCCGCGACGGCGGTGGTGGGCAGCAGATCCCGCACGATGGCGAGGCTCTGGCAGGACACGGCGAACGTCGCGGCCCTGCTCGCGAACGCCTCTCTCAACCCGGCACGCTGAGCGGTGGCGACGACCGTGTCCAGATCGTCGAGGAAGACGAGACCCACGCCTTCCTCGAGCGCACGGCGGACCTCTCCGGCGGGATCGTCGGTCTCCTTGCAGGCGATGAAGGCGACGCTCCGGCGGACGGCGTGCGCGTGCTGCGGCAGCACGCGGCCGAGGACTTTGAGATCACCGCGGACGTTCGGGACGCGACCGGCGAGCGCGTAGAGCAGGGCGCTCTTGCCCGCCGGGCCGGAACCGTGCACGGCGAGGATCTCGCCCGGTCCGAGGTGCAGTTCGACGTCGCGGAAGACGGTGCGGCCGCGGTCGTCGTCGACGCGGAGACCGGCGGCGCTGATCACTTCGGCCGAACCGGGTGCTGGCCAGTCGGCGAGCCGGAGTTCGTGGACGAGGCCGTCACCCTCGGCGTCGAACACCGGCAGTTTGCGGTCCAGCCACGGCGGCAGGCCCCAGGCGCGCGGGCCCAGCAGCGCGAGGATCGCCGGGACGAGGGTCATCCGCACGAGGAAGGCGTCCACGAACACGCCGACGGCGAGACTGAACGCGATCGGTTTGATCGTGGCGCTGCCGTCGGGCACGAACGCGGCGAACACGCCCAGCATGATCACCGCCGCCGCGGTCACGACTCTCGACGCGGACACGAAACCCGTCTCGATCGCCTTGTACGCGTCGCCGTGATGGACGTAGTCCTCCCGGATCCGGGAGACGAGGAACACCTCGTAGTCCATGGCTAGTCCGAAAAGGACACCCATCAGGATGATCGGCAGGAAGCTGATCACGCTGCCGGTCCGGGTCACGCCCAGCGCCTCGGCCAGATGTCCCTGCCCGAACACGAACGACGTGGCGCCGAACGCGGCACCGATCGAGAGCAGATAGCCGAAGGTGGCCTTGAGCGGCACCAGCACCGAGCGGAACACCATCGCCAGCAGCACCAGCGAAAGCCCGACGACCAGGATGCCGAACGGGAGCAGCGCGCTGCCGAGCTGCGTGGACACGTCGATGCCGACGGCCGTGAAGCCGGTGACCGCGGTCTGGACGCCGTACCGGTCCTTGAACTGCCCCTCCATCGACCGCAGCCGCTCGACGAGATCTCCGGTCGCCTCGTCGGAGGCACCGGTCGTGGGTACGACCTGGATGATCGCGGTGTCGCCCTTGGGGTTAGGCGTGGCGAGCGGGACGACGGCGACGCCGGGAACCCGGCGGATGTCGTCGGCGATGCCGTTCGTGATCCCGACCGGATCGGTGGTCGAGAGGATGTCCGCGGTGACGATCAGCGGGCCGTTGAACCCGGGCCCGAAATGCTCGGCGACGACGTCGTAGGCGACGCGGGCCGGGGTGCCGTCCTCGTCGGTTCCGTTGTCCGGCAAGGCGAGCCGGAGATCCAGCGCGGGCACCGACGCCACCGCGAGCACCCCGACGATCAGCGCGATCGTCACCCACGGCGACTTGGTGGCGAGACGGACCCAGCGCAGGCTGAAGCGCGACTTCTTCTTGCGCTTGGTCTTCTTCGGTTTCTTGGGCCGTAGCCGTTCACCGGCGAAACCCAGCAGCGCGGGGATGAGGGTGATGGCCACGATCACCGCGACGGCGACCCCGCCCGCCGCGGCGATTCCCATCGTGGTCAGGAACGGGATCCCCGCGACGAAAAGGCCCAGCAGGGCGATCACCACGGTGAGCCCGGCGAAGATGACGGCGGATCCCGCGGTCGCGGTCGCCCTGGCGATGGACTCCTCGACATCGAGCCCTTCGGCGAGCTGGTCTCGGTGCCGGGAAAGCAGGAAGAGCGCGTAGTCGATGCCGACGGCCAGTCCGAGCATGACCGCGAGCATCGGCGCCGTGGAGGACACGGTCGCCACCGAAGTCGCCGCGTAGACGAGCGCCACCGAAACGCCGACGCCGAGGATCGCCGTCAGCAACGGCATCCCCGCCGCGATGAACGAACCGAACACCATCAGCAGCACCACGAGCGCGATGACGAGGCCGATCCCCTCGGTGGGGCTGAGCTTCGGCACCTTGTCCGAGAACGCGTCGCCGCCGGTGAGCACCTCGGTGCCCTGGCCGATCCGGTTCTCCAGGTCCTGCGCGACGCCGGCCAGCGCGGTCCGGGTCGACGGCTGGATGTCGGCCAGCCCGACGTCGAGTTGCACGGTGACCAAAGCGGCTCGGCCGTCCTTCGACACCGCGTCGTGCACTGCGGTGTCGAAGGGATTCACGACCGTCGAGACCTGTGGGGCCCTGGTCAGCTCTGGCACCACGGCGCCGACCGCGTCGCGAACGGCGGCCGAGTCGGCCCGCTGTCCTTCGGGGACGAGCACGACCAATTGCGCCGAAGTCCCGCTCACCTGCGGGAAAACCCGGCCGAGATGGTCGAGTGCCTCCTGGGATTCCGAGCCGGGGATCGCGAACGTGTCGTCGGTGCCCTGGCCGAACAGTAGCGCCGCCCCGCCCGCGACGCACAGCACCACCAGCCACAACGCGGTGACCAGTACGCGTCCGCGAGCGGCCAGCCTGCCGAGGCGGTAGAGGAATGACGACACGATCGGCTCCCGGCACTCGTTGGATACATGGCGTATCGTAATACACTCTGTATCCGATTCACGATGTATCCTGTCCCACAGCCGGGTGAACCGGACGCATACGGGAGAATGGCGAGATGACCGAGGAGCGGGGCGCCACCATGACCAGGCGCCGGGCGGACACCCGCCGACGGCTGATCGACGCGGCGTACGAAGCCTT contains these protein-coding regions:
- a CDS encoding ABC transporter ATP-binding protein, with the protein product MDGPAAGAIDVSKVYGRGDTAVRALDHVSLDFPRGRFTAIMGPSGSGKSTLMHCLAGLDTVDSGRVHIGRTELTGLSDADLTRLRRDRVGFVFQSFNLLPTMNAEENILLGLRLAGRRPDPAWFGTVVDTLGLRQRLRHKPGELSGGQQQRVACARALVGRPDVVFADEPTGSLDSRSGAEVLDFLRTSVRELGQTVVMVTHDPVAASYTDRRVVLADGRITELSGLGA
- a CDS encoding ABC transporter permease; the protein is MLRTVLAGLKARPLRLLLSAVAVTLGVTFVAGSFVLTDSVGAGLREAVAFETRGVDASIDATSRAVLDDTALAKARAVPGVAVADGRATVSAPILGPDGRPRDAAATALGTEGLRPYDLADGRFPQGAGEIAMERNSAEGFSPGQPVTVLDETGGRHALTLVGTFSRPTDAGLGGATLVVSQETLRQLSPAATFGEIVVHASPGVGPAQLVADLKKAVGAPVVTGKEAAARLLRETAPNTAGIAKFFTAFAVLAMVVAAMVITNSFTILVAQRSRELALLRCVGAGKRQVFGSVLAEAAVVGAIASVAGLFGGLGVAALLQTVAGQETVYVPLTARTLAAAPAIGILVTALAAAIPAWSATRVAPVEALRTPVESARAGRPRMVVAAILLAAGIGAGVLALRSTVEDGAALAVVAMVALLGATLAAGPLVAGPVVRALGSLVPGQPAKLAALNADRNPKRTAASAAALTIGLAVVALATTVAAGVEAGRSHGIGEQLAADFTVTSVLPARSLPATLAGTLATVPGVTATEIRHSFSGDLGEYGTYQLTAVSGDLLRPTVLSGRLDRLGPGEIAISKDLADQSGLAVGDTVRSLRVVAVYDGVDAPGIDLGFALVDLSEQRKIAMNEENHDGSVLVKVDDPDRARPLLERELAGTPIAKLSSVDEIEEEAAAPLRETLNLMWALTALAVLIAFAGIANTLSLSVLERTRESALLRALGLTRGGLGAALTVESVFVAVLGATCGLLVGIGSAWLITEVASGGGEPIVFAPPWGRLGVLVAAALVAAPLAAWVPARRAGRVSLTGSRE
- a CDS encoding DUF222 domain-containing protein; the protein is MASNDAPQTTPAEWWRVDTATLHARKQELEVLKRQLDAEQNAILAEINIRGVRGCSGHSTLAAMIFEDFHVTTKEADARADRVLALYPGPSIGGDPAPPLAPLTADAAAEGAIGGSQIDAIIGALARIPSFVPEDDVRGGEKILVDLARHAGPRAIAQAGRRLLDELDPDGKEPRDENPKDARPELRFVKHRNGTLGLKGTLDLETYARLKSDLDPMAKPHKAIDGVRDSRTQDERYGDAFTDYVRLKTTSRNLPGQAGEATHILVTMSYEDLIRDIGEAHLDLVGPISATDARILACDARVRPGVLGTAGEPLDIGRSKRTVSLAQKYALTIRDGGCAFPGCDMPVPRCTAHHIVFWEHHGETKIDNLVLLCTKHHRLIHHSEWKVRIAQDGLPEFTAPAYLDPTGQPRRNTMHLRT
- a CDS encoding YhgE/Pip domain-containing protein, whose translation is MSRFFTGSVRATAFGPLTWKTWLGIVLVPVIVALGLAWAFWSPGDNHGAAKAAVVNTDEPVTVNGQLIPLGRELAGNLVHGEDSAYTWVLTDAEDAKEGISDGTYSAVVTIPPNFSAQATSTSGKPLDARQAIMRVETSQRTGLVDPVASREVANATLTALNRQIVETYVDNLYVGFSSIHQQLVTAADGSDQLVVGLRGLADGTGKLASGAGELAGGAGKLSGAAGQLADGASKLASGTGQLATGSGQLSSGLTQAEKDTAQLPRLTRELADGAQQVANGNKQLADKISPLADKVVRIIDALPTAGDSARKFAELAQKCSGDTKFCADLKAASEKLTADAAILDGKRAEIRDAVVQTKKAVQDLSAGSQKVADGNKQLADKSKELAGGIGSAADGARKLDAGVKAADSGARRLAGGAGQLAGGATTLSTGAGDLATGARSAADGARRAESGASELAKGLNEGRGKVPDYTQTERDHLKQVAATPTIADSAGSGSFGEGAVALILVLALWGCALATYQVIQAVPPSVLTTREPSWRIILAAAVPGATLAVLTALILTGVFWAFLGLSFGKAVTLLAVLVLAAGTFTVVNQALVAIFKRPGRFVALAILVLTVGASLVSTVPGFFGTVLGILPTNGALVALRSLLTGTDGLTSGIVQLVVWLGIGTLAMILVTDRRRSLPGRELRLA
- a CDS encoding MMPL family transporter, which translates into the protein MSSFLYRLGRLAARGRVLVTALWLVVLCVAGGAALLFGQGTDDTFAIPGSESQEALDHLGRVFPQVSGTSAQLVVLVPEGQRADSAAVRDAVGAVVPELTRAPQVSTVVNPFDTAVHDAVSKDGRAALVTVQLDVGLADIQPSTRTALAGVAQDLENRIGQGTEVLTGGDAFSDKVPKLSPTEGIGLVIALVVLLMVFGSFIAAGMPLLTAILGVGVSVALVYAATSVATVSSTAPMLAVMLGLAVGIDYALFLLSRHRDQLAEGLDVEESIARATATAGSAVIFAGLTVVIALLGLFVAGIPFLTTMGIAAAGGVAVAVIVAITLIPALLGFAGERLRPKKPKKTKRKKKSRFSLRWVRLATKSPWVTIALIVGVLAVASVPALDLRLALPDNGTDEDGTPARVAYDVVAEHFGPGFNGPLIVTADILSTTDPVGITNGIADDIRRVPGVAVVPLATPNPKGDTAIIQVVPTTGASDEATGDLVERLRSMEGQFKDRYGVQTAVTGFTAVGIDVSTQLGSALLPFGILVVGLSLVLLAMVFRSVLVPLKATFGYLLSIGAAFGATSFVFGQGHLAEALGVTRTGSVISFLPIILMGVLFGLAMDYEVFLVSRIREDYVHHGDAYKAIETGFVSASRVVTAAAVIMLGVFAAFVPDGSATIKPIAFSLAVGVFVDAFLVRMTLVPAILALLGPRAWGLPPWLDRKLPVFDAEGDGLVHELRLADWPAPGSAEVISAAGLRVDDDRGRTVFRDVELHLGPGEILAVHGSGPAGKSALLYALAGRVPNVRGDLKVLGRVLPQHAHAVRRSVAFIACKETDDPAGEVRRALEEGVGLVFLDDLDTVVATAQRAGLREAFASRAATFAVSCQSLAIVRDLLPTTAVAGLAMTPALVPAEVR